One segment of Dehalococcoidia bacterium DNA contains the following:
- a CDS encoding VTT domain-containing protein, which yields MFRPWRRVKTSSSSLLQRIFWLMELRGTKRWLLLAVIAILIALICYGIYHLYDYFGEFKEYKYLGAFLVGFISSSTIIFPIPGIAAIVAIALDPSLNWALVALAAAVGGGLGESTAYLAGYGGAVVIAPEHSTRYKRAENWMGRYGSATIFIFSITWLPFDVVGIAAGALRFPFWKFLLATLAGRLPRSLLECYLALKGWEILSELEWWSGLAWWSWVIIGVGVAVIIVGIIVIWKRRQG from the coding sequence TTGTTCAGACCATGGCGAAGGGTTAAAACCTCTTCCTCAAGCCTACTTCAGCGCATCTTCTGGCTAATGGAACTGAGAGGGACGAAGAGGTGGCTGCTATTAGCCGTTATTGCCATCCTGATTGCTCTGATTTGCTATGGCATCTATCACCTCTACGACTACTTTGGAGAGTTTAAGGAGTATAAGTATCTTGGCGCCTTCCTGGTGGGATTCATCTCCAGCAGCACTATTATCTTCCCAATACCGGGTATCGCTGCAATAGTGGCTATCGCTCTCGATCCTTCCCTTAACTGGGCTCTGGTGGCACTGGCAGCGGCGGTCGGCGGGGGGCTTGGGGAATCTACAGCATACCTTGCTGGCTACGGCGGCGCAGTGGTCATAGCTCCAGAACACTCAACCAGGTATAAGAGGGCGGAAAACTGGATGGGGCGCTACGGTAGTGCGACCATATTTATCTTCTCCATTACCTGGCTGCCTTTCGACGTTGTGGGAATCGCCGCCGGGGCACTGCGATTCCCCTTCTGGAAATTCCTGCTGGCCACCCTTGCAGGACGCCTGCCACGGTCGCTTCTCGAGTGCTATCTGGCCCTTAAGGGATGGGAAATATTGAGCGAGCTCGAATGGTGGAGCGGGCTCGCGTGGTGGAGCTGGGTCATCATCGGTGTTGGCGTGGCGGTTATTATCGTCGGCATCATAGTAATATGGAAGCGTAGGCAGGGATGA
- the rsmA gene encoding 16S rRNA (adenine(1518)-N(6)/adenine(1519)-N(6))-dimethyltransferase RsmA has protein sequence MLLNRTKRELRRLDLQAKKGLGQHFLVDEQVLRRLISAAELTTADTVVEVGPGLGILTRELAKGAGRVIAVEIDTRMAAALQENLTSWPNVTIINTDVLECAPSSLLDIETRYKVVGTLPYYIATAVLRHFLESRIKPHSMVVTLQKEVAQAIVAPPGRMSLLSISVQFYGKPIIMDYVSAKSFYPKPKVDSAIMRIDLYEHPPVDVTDEAKFFSVVRGGFRAPRKKLRNSLALGLEMAAGEAEALLEQAGISPSRRAETLSLEDWAQVYRVFSKPD, from the coding sequence TTGCTGCTCAACCGAACCAAGCGAGAACTGCGTCGTCTCGACCTTCAGGCAAAGAAGGGTCTGGGGCAGCATTTCCTGGTCGACGAGCAGGTGCTAAGGAGGCTGATCTCGGCAGCAGAGCTCACCACCGCTGATACCGTGGTTGAGGTGGGGCCCGGCTTGGGCATATTAACCAGGGAGCTGGCGAAGGGAGCAGGCAGGGTTATCGCCGTCGAGATCGATACCAGGATGGCTGCCGCCCTCCAGGAAAATCTCACCTCCTGGCCTAATGTTACCATTATCAATACCGATGTCCTGGAATGTGCCCCGTCATCGTTACTGGATATTGAAACCCGATATAAAGTAGTAGGCACCCTACCTTACTACATCGCAACTGCAGTGCTGCGCCACTTTCTGGAGTCCCGGATTAAGCCCCATTCTATGGTAGTTACCCTGCAAAAGGAGGTAGCTCAGGCTATAGTGGCCCCGCCGGGGAGAATGAGCTTGCTTAGCATCAGCGTGCAATTCTATGGCAAGCCCATTATCATGGACTACGTGTCGGCAAAGAGCTTCTACCCCAAGCCCAAGGTAGACTCCGCTATTATGCGCATCGACCTGTACGAGCACCCCCCGGTTGATGTGACAGATGAAGCCAAATTCTTTAGTGTCGTTCGCGGCGGTTTCAGAGCGCCACGTAAAAAACTTCGAAATTCCCTGGCGCTGGGTCTGGAGATGGCGGCGGGTGAGGCCGAAGCCCTGCTGGAGCAGGCGGGGATAAGCCCGAGTCGGCGCGCCGAGACGCTAAGCCTGGAGGATTGGGCCCAGGTTTATCGCGTGTTTTCTAAACCGGACTAA
- a CDS encoding VTT domain-containing protein gives MLASMVRHISQPREISGKTRWLLGAVMFIAVAALCYAIYRLWPYMKGFEEYGTIGAFIVSFITSTTVIFPLPGFAIIGVIAANPALDWALVAVAATIGGGLGESTAYLAGYGGAAIITHEQSKLYTMAENWMRRHGSATIFIFALTPLPFDVAGIAAGALRFSFWKFLLATIAGRLPKTLIGCYLAYKGWEILSGREWWSGLPWWSWVIVGVSLAVMTVSIIILWRRLKA, from the coding sequence TTGTTAGCTAGCATGGTTCGTCATATCTCCCAGCCACGGGAGATAAGCGGAAAGACTAGGTGGCTGCTGGGAGCTGTGATGTTTATCGCGGTAGCAGCCCTTTGCTATGCTATATATCGCCTCTGGCCATATATGAAAGGGTTTGAGGAGTATGGCACTATTGGCGCCTTTATCGTATCTTTTATAACCAGCACCACTGTTATTTTCCCCTTGCCCGGCTTCGCCATCATCGGGGTCATCGCTGCCAACCCCGCCCTCGACTGGGCTCTGGTGGCAGTTGCAGCGACTATTGGTGGTGGGCTGGGTGAATCTACCGCATACCTTGCTGGTTATGGAGGCGCCGCAATCATCACTCACGAGCAGTCAAAGTTGTATACAATGGCTGAGAACTGGATGAGGCGCCACGGCAGTGCGACTATATTTATCTTCGCCCTCACCCCACTTCCTTTCGACGTCGCTGGCATCGCCGCCGGAGCATTACGGTTCTCCTTCTGGAAATTCCTGCTGGCGACCATCGCGGGACGCTTGCCAAAGACGCTCATTGGGTGCTATCTGGCCTATAAGGGATGGGAGATATTGAGCGGGCGAGAATGGTGGAGCGGGCTACCATGGTGGAGCTGGGTAATCGTCGGTGTTAGTCTGGCGGTTATGACCGTGAGTATCATAATACTGTGGCGGCGACTTAAGGCATGA
- a CDS encoding helicase C-terminal domain-containing protein, translating into MDETLVSLDLETTGLDPTRDEIIEIGAVKFRGDEVVDTFHTMVKPYRPLPYGIQILTGITPREVEAAPPLAVVLGNLVSFIGDHPIVGQSTTFDLGFLSEKGISLENRVYDTFELARILLPTLSDYRLSAIAVELNVSSPIHHRALPDATTAKDVFLALLDKAQGLDTSIIAELDRLSTGMDWPLAHLFRRISGEKLGDVFSPVGELELNVLSQARQKEERLVPNPERKPLDLEELTGMLGRDGAVAQALPQFEHRPEQVEMMQAVAGTLNRGERLIVEAGTGTGKSIAYLLPAISFALENNVPVVISTNTINLQEQLTKKDIPDLARALESGSLRYAQLKGRNNYLCLRRWNLLRRNQAFSLEEVRLILRTLVWLATTPTGDRAEINLRAEEIPIWNRVCAQAESCLGGQCPYQRRGHCFLYRARRKAEGAHLIVANHALLLSQIATGSTILPEYSHLIIDEAHHLEEEATEQWGFEVRERDLASYLNLLSGKSEAAVGAYNAGLLFQLGDYFRGSSISPSRQKEIEELAQSIHRTIEHGRERVIEFFEIIRHFLEAHAEGKGRYEHRLRLTRTVLSQPDWRNVALAAENLSLALGQIDSALNRLYSMLEPLSDTLDHENLMVELSSLIYRGSELRHRIDSTIHQQVEGEESESQKGETIHWLSSIGDILTLCAAPLHVGPALKDELFSRKECVVLTSATLSTEGHFEYIKGRLGLEDTGELLLGSSFDYMGAALVYIPDDIPEPGQPGYQQAVEQVLIDLCRATGGRTLALFTSHAALRASYEAIRAPLQGEDILVLGQGLDGSPRQLLQSLKSNPQSVLLGTASLWEGIDVVGEALSVLVMARLPFSVPTDPIFMARSEFFNDPFNEYALPQAVLRFKQGFGRLIRSRSDRGAIVVLDRRIKSKNYGTAFLDSVPLCTAKSGPARQLPGEVVAWLKL; encoded by the coding sequence ATGGATGAGACACTCGTTTCCCTTGACCTGGAGACCACAGGGCTGGACCCAACAAGGGATGAGATTATTGAGATCGGGGCGGTCAAGTTTCGTGGTGACGAGGTGGTTGACACCTTCCACACCATGGTGAAGCCCTATCGCCCCTTGCCCTATGGTATACAAATACTAACCGGGATCACCCCCCGAGAGGTGGAGGCTGCCCCTCCGCTGGCGGTGGTTCTCGGCAATCTGGTCTCCTTCATCGGCGACCACCCCATTGTAGGGCAGAGCACCACCTTCGACCTAGGCTTCCTTTCCGAAAAGGGAATAAGCCTAGAAAATAGAGTATACGATACCTTCGAGCTCGCCAGAATCCTGCTGCCAACGCTCTCCGACTACCGCCTCTCCGCGATAGCCGTGGAGCTTAATGTATCTTCCCCCATTCACCACCGCGCCCTTCCCGACGCAACAACGGCCAAGGATGTATTTCTGGCGCTCCTCGATAAAGCCCAGGGCCTTGACACCTCTATCATTGCTGAGCTCGATCGGCTGAGTACTGGTATGGATTGGCCGCTGGCTCACCTCTTTCGCCGGATATCAGGGGAAAAGCTGGGAGATGTCTTTTCACCGGTTGGCGAATTGGAGCTCAATGTCCTCAGTCAGGCGCGCCAGAAAGAAGAGCGCCTAGTCCCCAATCCAGAGCGCAAACCCCTGGACCTGGAGGAGTTGACTGGAATGCTGGGAAGGGATGGTGCGGTAGCGCAGGCACTCCCTCAATTCGAGCATCGCCCTGAGCAGGTAGAGATGATGCAGGCAGTAGCGGGAACGCTTAACCGGGGTGAGCGCCTTATAGTGGAGGCGGGCACAGGAACGGGAAAGTCCATTGCTTATCTCCTGCCAGCCATCTCTTTCGCCCTTGAGAATAACGTTCCCGTAGTTATCTCGACAAACACCATAAACCTGCAGGAGCAACTGACAAAAAAGGACATACCCGACCTGGCTAGGGCGCTGGAATCAGGCTCCCTCCGATATGCGCAGCTTAAGGGGCGAAATAACTACCTATGTCTCAGGCGATGGAATCTGCTAAGAAGGAACCAAGCATTCTCCCTAGAGGAGGTCAGGTTGATATTGCGCACACTGGTTTGGCTGGCAACAACCCCCACCGGGGATCGGGCGGAGATCAACCTGAGAGCAGAGGAAATCCCTATCTGGAATCGGGTCTGCGCCCAGGCGGAGAGCTGCCTTGGAGGCCAGTGCCCCTACCAGAGGCGAGGGCACTGCTTCCTCTACCGGGCGAGGCGAAAGGCAGAGGGGGCACACCTTATCGTTGCCAATCACGCCCTGTTACTCTCCCAGATCGCCACCGGGAGCACTATTCTGCCCGAATACAGCCACCTCATCATCGATGAGGCACACCATCTTGAGGAAGAGGCTACGGAGCAATGGGGCTTTGAGGTGAGAGAGCGCGACCTAGCTAGCTATCTAAATCTCTTGAGCGGAAAAAGCGAAGCGGCGGTGGGGGCGTATAATGCCGGGCTTCTTTTCCAGTTGGGCGATTACTTTAGAGGGAGTTCCATTTCACCATCCCGCCAGAAGGAGATAGAGGAGTTAGCTCAAAGCATTCATCGTACTATAGAACACGGCCGTGAGCGAGTCATCGAGTTCTTCGAAATTATCCGGCATTTTTTGGAGGCCCATGCTGAGGGTAAGGGCAGGTATGAGCATCGGTTGCGCCTTACCAGGACGGTGCTCAGCCAGCCCGACTGGCGCAACGTAGCACTCGCCGCGGAGAACCTGAGCCTGGCACTGGGACAGATCGATTCCGCGCTAAATCGCCTTTATTCGATGCTGGAGCCTTTATCCGACACCCTGGACCACGAAAACCTGATGGTTGAGCTTTCATCCCTAATCTATCGCGGCAGCGAGCTGCGCCATCGAATTGATTCCACAATCCATCAACAGGTAGAGGGGGAGGAGAGTGAGAGCCAAAAGGGAGAAACGATCCACTGGCTCTCTTCAATAGGCGACATACTTACCCTGTGTGCGGCGCCGCTTCATGTGGGGCCAGCCCTAAAAGATGAGCTCTTCTCGCGGAAGGAATGCGTGGTGCTCACCAGCGCCACGTTAAGCACCGAGGGACACTTCGAGTACATAAAGGGGCGACTGGGTCTTGAAGATACTGGCGAGCTCCTACTGGGCTCTTCCTTCGATTACATGGGAGCAGCGCTGGTATATATCCCGGATGACATTCCGGAGCCAGGTCAGCCGGGCTATCAGCAAGCAGTGGAGCAGGTTCTAATCGACCTATGCCGTGCCACCGGCGGAAGAACTCTCGCCCTTTTCACCTCCCATGCGGCACTACGGGCAAGCTATGAGGCTATCCGTGCACCCCTCCAGGGGGAAGACATCCTCGTTCTGGGGCAGGGGCTCGATGGCTCCCCACGGCAGCTTCTCCAGTCCTTAAAAAGCAATCCCCAGTCCGTGCTACTGGGCACCGCAAGCCTCTGGGAGGGCATCGATGTGGTAGGCGAGGCGCTGAGCGTGCTGGTGATGGCGAGGCTTCCCTTCAGCGTGCCCACCGACCCGATATTTATGGCCCGCTCCGAGTTCTTCAATGATCCCTTCAACGAATATGCACTGCCCCAGGCAGTTCTAAGGTTCAAGCAGGGCTTCGGACGCCTGATCCGCAGCAGAAGCGACCGGGGGGCTATCGTGGTGCTTGACCGCAGGATTAAATCGAAGAACTACGGTACTGCTTTCCTGGACTCGGTGCCCCTCTGCACAGCGAAAAGCGGCCCGGCGCGCCAGTTACCCGGAGAGGTGGTAGCGTGGCTCAAATTATGA
- the ispE gene encoding 4-(cytidine 5'-diphospho)-2-C-methyl-D-erythritol kinase, translating to MLTVSAYAKINLTLEVLGRRADGYHEVATVLQQIDLKDTLSFESLAEHRGISLDCNHPDLALSPPSPKYEKPPNLVTEAANLLQEVAGSRQGAAISIRKRIPIAAGLGGGASDAAATLRALNELWGLGLSLDEMLPLASRLGSDTAFFLYGGTALGEGRGERISPLPTFPPSQVLLFRPPVSIPSRKTESLYASLDPSCFSEGQFTRSMVASLHQVGEPPPSSFFNAFERIAFATYAGLEEYWQRFFALGADNVHLAGSGPTLFTMVQGKAQGQKLYRSLRREGLEAYLVQTMAKG from the coding sequence ATGCTAACCGTCTCTGCCTATGCAAAGATCAACCTGACCCTCGAGGTGCTGGGCAGGCGTGCCGATGGTTACCACGAGGTTGCCACCGTACTCCAGCAGATCGACCTCAAAGATACGCTCTCTTTTGAGTCCCTGGCAGAGCATCGCGGTATAAGCCTGGATTGCAACCATCCCGACCTGGCACTCTCCCCACCCTCCCCAAAGTACGAAAAACCACCAAACCTGGTGACGGAGGCAGCTAACTTGCTTCAGGAAGTCGCTGGCTCACGGCAGGGGGCGGCAATCTCCATTAGAAAGCGCATTCCGATAGCCGCAGGGCTGGGCGGCGGTGCAAGCGATGCCGCGGCAACCTTAAGAGCGCTGAACGAGCTGTGGGGACTGGGGTTGTCGCTGGATGAAATGCTGCCATTGGCATCGAGGCTCGGCTCCGATACCGCCTTCTTCCTCTATGGAGGCACCGCCCTCGGGGAAGGACGTGGTGAGAGGATTAGCCCGCTACCCACCTTCCCCCCTTCACAGGTATTGCTATTCAGGCCACCCGTTTCTATCCCATCACGTAAAACGGAGAGCCTCTACGCCTCACTGGACCCATCCTGCTTCAGCGAGGGGCAATTCACCAGGAGTATGGTAGCTTCACTTCATCAGGTGGGTGAGCCTCCGCCCTCCTCCTTTTTCAACGCCTTCGAGAGGATCGCCTTCGCCACCTATGCAGGGCTGGAGGAATACTGGCAGCGCTTTTTCGCGCTGGGAGCCGACAATGTTCACCTCGCCGGCTCGGGCCCAACCCTCTTCACCATGGTGCAGGGTAAGGCTCAAGGGCAAAAGCTATATCGCTCCCTCAGAAGAGAGGGGCTGGAGGCTTATCTTGTTCAGACCATGGCGAAGGGTTAA